The proteins below come from a single Balaenoptera musculus isolate JJ_BM4_2016_0621 chromosome 1, mBalMus1.pri.v3, whole genome shotgun sequence genomic window:
- the C1H1orf185 gene encoding uncharacterized protein C1orf185 homolog: MQKTWMHKNLLHAPELNTNSFFNHLTYFLGAGAVTLGIGFFALASALWFLICKRREIFQDSKFKTIDERCRPRPSKAKIKSHSQCVFISRNFHTGNFQLQEEQRKKETAHIKAIKDYSKDEFCLATKKVICDPSETSSATNPSSVTLSLSTLPSDSYYSQSIEVADDWFSDDSLVKKSPPMPFLGEPVMEKVFSYLSTIPLEECTGNVLNMTLYDDQKDDNIKGIFTRRNTEVEIQNLQHNIE; encoded by the exons GTTTTTTTAACCACTTAACCTATTTTCTGGGTGCTGGTGCTGTTACTTTGGGAATTGGTTTCTTCGCTTTGGCATCAGCTTTGTGGTTCCTGATTTGCAAACGAAG agaaatatttcaagattccaaatttaaaacaattgatGAGAGATGCAGACCAAGACCATCCAAGGCAAAGATTAAATCTCATTCtcagtgtgtttttatttctcgaAATTTTCATACTGGAAATTTCCAATTACAG gaggagcaaagaaaaaaggaaacagcacATATAAAAG cAATTAAAGATTATTCTAAAGATGAATTCTGCCTTGCAACAAAAAAAGTCATCTGTGACCCCTCAGAGACTAGCTCGGCAACAAATCCCAGCAGTGTTACCTTAAGCTTATCAACGTTACCATCTGATTCTTATTACAGCCAAAGTATAGAAGTAGCTGATGACTGGTTTTCTGATGATTCTCTAGTGAAAAAGAGCCCTCCAATGCCTTTTCTCGGGGAGCCTGTAATGGAGAAAGTATTTTCATACTTGTCAACCATTCCATTAGAAGAATGTACTGGAAATGTACTAAATATGACACTTTATGATGATCAAAAAGATGACAACATTAAGGGAATATTTACACGAAGAAATACAGAGGTTGAAATACAAAACcttcaacataatattgaatga